A single window of Pseudomonas lutea DNA harbors:
- a CDS encoding efflux RND transporter permease subunit: protein MRFNLSEWALRNRQMVLYLMILLAVVGALSYTKLGQSEDPPFTFKAMVIRTLWPGASAQEVSRQVTDRIEKKLMETGDYERIVSFSRPGESQVTFIARDSLVSARLPELWYQIRKKIGDIRQNLPAGVQGPFFNDEFGTTFGNLYALTGEGFDYAVLKDYADRIQIQLQRIKDVGKVELLGLQDEKIWIELSNVKLATLGLPMQSVQQALEAQNAVVAASFFETPSERVQLRVTGRFETVDEIRDFPIRVGDRTFRISDLADVRRGFNDPPAPQMRFMGQDAIGLAVAMKDGGDILVLGRALEAQFARLQDNLPAGMQLRKVSDQPAAVKTSVGEFVQVLAEALGIVLLVSFFSLGVRTGMVVALAIPLVLAMTFACMYYLGIGLHKISLGALVLALGLLVDDAIIAVEMMAIKMEQGYDRLKAASFAWTSTAFPMLTGTLITAAGFLPIATAQSSTGEYTRSIFQVVTIALIASWIAAVVFVPYLGARLLPDLAKIHAARHGSGASAPDPYATPFYRRVRGLVGWCVRRRKTVIVLTIALFALSIFMFRFVPQQFFPASGRLELMVDLKLAEGASLSSTAEQVKRLEAMLREHEGVENYVAYVGTGSPRFYLPLDQQLPAASFAQFVVLAKTIEEREALRTWLIQTLDEHFPTLRPRVTRLENGPPVGYPVQFRVTGEHIDEVRALARKVAAKVRENPHVVNVHLDWEEPSKVVHLNVDQDRARALGITTGDVSRFLQSQLTGSSVSQYREDDELIEILVRGTEQERHELGSLASLSVPTSNGGSVALSQVATLEYGFEEGIIWHRNRLPNVTVRADIYGKEQPATLVKQISPTLDDVRAQLPDGYLLEVGGTVEDSARGQNSVNAGVPLFIVVVLTLLMVQLRSFSRTFMVFLTAPLGLIGVTLFLLLFNQPFGFVAMLGTIALSGMIMRNSVILVDQIEQDIASGVGRWQAIIEATVRRFRPIVLTALAAVLAMIPLSRSVFFGPMAVAIMGGLIVATALTLLFLPALYAAWFRVKKDEGLP, encoded by the coding sequence ATGCGGTTCAATCTTTCCGAATGGGCCCTGCGAAACCGGCAGATGGTCCTGTACCTGATGATATTGCTGGCCGTCGTTGGCGCGCTCTCCTATACCAAGCTTGGCCAGAGTGAAGACCCGCCATTCACCTTCAAGGCCATGGTCATCCGCACCCTTTGGCCTGGCGCCAGCGCGCAGGAAGTGTCTCGGCAGGTCACCGACCGGATCGAGAAGAAGCTCATGGAAACCGGGGATTACGAGCGCATTGTCTCGTTTTCGCGTCCCGGTGAATCCCAGGTCACCTTCATCGCTCGGGACTCACTGGTGTCGGCCCGGCTACCGGAGCTGTGGTACCAGATCCGTAAAAAGATCGGCGACATACGGCAGAACCTTCCGGCCGGCGTACAGGGCCCGTTTTTCAACGACGAGTTCGGCACCACCTTTGGCAATCTGTACGCGCTGACGGGCGAAGGCTTCGACTACGCCGTGCTCAAGGACTATGCCGACCGCATTCAGATCCAGCTTCAACGCATCAAGGACGTGGGCAAGGTCGAGCTGTTGGGGCTGCAGGACGAGAAGATCTGGATCGAGCTGTCGAACGTCAAGCTCGCCACCCTGGGGCTGCCGATGCAGTCGGTGCAGCAGGCGCTGGAAGCACAGAATGCCGTGGTCGCAGCGAGCTTTTTCGAGACGCCAAGCGAGCGCGTTCAGCTGCGTGTCACCGGGCGCTTTGAGACCGTCGATGAAATCCGCGATTTCCCCATTCGCGTGGGCGACCGCACGTTCCGTATCAGCGATCTGGCGGATGTTCGGCGCGGCTTCAACGACCCGCCTGCACCGCAAATGCGCTTTATGGGGCAGGACGCCATTGGGCTTGCTGTCGCCATGAAAGACGGCGGCGACATCCTTGTGCTGGGGCGCGCGCTGGAGGCTCAGTTTGCGCGCCTGCAAGATAACCTCCCCGCCGGGATGCAACTGCGCAAGGTGTCCGATCAGCCCGCGGCGGTGAAGACCAGTGTCGGCGAGTTCGTTCAGGTGCTCGCCGAAGCCCTAGGCATCGTGCTGCTGGTGAGCTTCTTCTCCCTCGGCGTGCGCACCGGCATGGTGGTGGCATTGGCGATCCCGCTGGTGCTGGCGATGACTTTCGCCTGTATGTACTACCTGGGCATCGGTTTGCACAAGATCTCTCTCGGCGCGCTGGTGCTGGCGTTGGGCTTGCTGGTGGACGACGCGATCATTGCCGTGGAAATGATGGCGATCAAGATGGAGCAGGGGTATGACCGGTTGAAGGCCGCCAGCTTTGCCTGGACCAGCACGGCCTTCCCGATGCTGACCGGCACGCTGATCACCGCCGCAGGCTTCTTGCCCATCGCCACCGCGCAATCGAGTACCGGCGAATACACCCGGTCGATCTTCCAGGTGGTGACCATCGCGTTGATCGCATCGTGGATTGCCGCCGTCGTGTTTGTGCCGTATCTGGGCGCCCGGCTGTTGCCGGATCTGGCAAAAATTCACGCGGCCAGGCATGGCTCCGGAGCCAGCGCGCCCGATCCCTATGCCACGCCGTTCTACCGACGCGTGCGCGGTTTGGTGGGGTGGTGCGTGCGTCGCCGCAAAACGGTAATCGTACTGACGATCGCGTTGTTTGCGTTGTCGATTTTCATGTTTCGTTTCGTGCCCCAGCAGTTCTTCCCGGCATCCGGTCGGCTGGAACTGATGGTCGACCTGAAACTCGCCGAAGGCGCGTCGCTGAGCAGCACTGCCGAGCAGGTCAAGCGGCTGGAAGCAATGCTCAGGGAGCATGAGGGTGTGGAAAATTATGTCGCTTACGTTGGCACCGGATCGCCGCGCTTTTACCTGCCGCTGGACCAGCAGTTGCCAGCTGCAAGTTTCGCCCAGTTCGTTGTGCTGGCGAAGACCATCGAGGAGCGTGAGGCGCTGCGCACCTGGCTGATCCAGACGCTGGATGAGCACTTTCCAACGCTGCGGCCGCGAGTAACGCGTCTGGAAAACGGACCGCCCGTGGGCTACCCCGTGCAGTTTCGCGTGACAGGCGAGCACATCGACGAGGTGCGAGCGCTGGCGCGTAAAGTGGCGGCGAAGGTGCGAGAGAACCCTCATGTGGTCAACGTTCACCTGGATTGGGAAGAGCCCAGCAAAGTCGTGCATCTCAATGTGGATCAGGACCGGGCCAGGGCGCTGGGTATCACGACGGGTGACGTGTCGCGCTTTTTGCAGAGCCAGCTGACCGGCTCGAGCGTGAGTCAGTACCGTGAGGACGACGAGCTGATCGAAATCCTGGTCCGCGGCACAGAGCAGGAGCGCCATGAGTTGGGGAGTCTTGCCAGTCTTTCGGTGCCGACCAGCAACGGCGGCAGCGTTGCTCTGTCCCAGGTCGCGACCTTGGAGTACGGCTTCGAGGAGGGCATCATCTGGCACCGTAACCGCTTGCCCAACGTGACGGTGCGCGCCGATATCTATGGCAAAGAGCAACCGGCGACGCTGGTGAAACAAATTTCGCCGACGCTGGACGATGTGCGCGCTCAGTTGCCTGACGGCTATTTGCTGGAGGTCGGAGGCACGGTGGAGGATTCGGCGCGCGGGCAGAATTCGGTGAATGCCGGGGTGCCGCTGTTTATCGTGGTCGTGCTGACATTGCTGATGGTTCAGCTGCGCAGTTTCTCACGCACCTTCATGGTGTTTCTCACAGCGCCGCTGGGGCTGATCGGCGTGACGCTGTTCCTGCTGCTGTTTAACCAGCCGTTCGGCTTTGTCGCCATGCTGGGCACCATCGCGCTGTCGGGGATGATCATGCGCAACTCGGTGATACTCGTTGACCAGATCGAGCAGGACATTGCATCTGGAGTGGGGCGCTGGCAAGCAATCATCGAGGCCACGGTTCGGCGCTTCCGCCCGATCGTGCTCACCGCGCTGGCGGCCGTGCTGGCCATGATTCCGTTGTCACGCAGTGTATTCTTCGGGCCGATGGCAGTCGCCATCATGGGCGGTCTGATCGTCGCCACGGCGCTGACGTTGTTGTTCCTGCCGGCACTGTATGCGGCCTGGTTCAGGGTGAAGAAGGATGAGGGATTGCCCTGA
- a CDS encoding efflux RND transporter periplasmic adaptor subunit, with translation MLRDALFLARLFALPVCLIAALSGCGPQAPAATTVRPAMVVQPLPSAQSMDSYPGEVRARLEPELAFRIPGKVSKRLVEEGERVKLNQPLAELDAQDVRLQQDAIRAQVAAADTNLQTVRSERDRYKTLMDRQMVSKSLYDNAENLYRAADARLRQLKAELTVADNQTGYAVLRAPQEGVIARRLVEVGQVVAAGQTVFTLAADGEREVSISLPEQNYGRFKIGDPVSVELWTQREQRFPGRIRELSPAADPRSRTFAARIAFAGGKVPAELGQSARVYIQSEHAAPLSVPLSALTAENGATYVWRLQNDSTLKRTPVQVGAYGQESVPVLSGLQASDWVVAAGVHVLHEGEQVRPVDRSNRAVRLAAKE, from the coding sequence ATGCTGCGCGATGCCCTGTTTCTTGCTCGGCTCTTTGCCCTGCCGGTCTGTTTGATCGCGGCGCTGTCCGGTTGCGGGCCGCAAGCACCGGCTGCCACCACGGTGCGGCCTGCCATGGTGGTGCAACCGCTGCCATCTGCCCAGTCCATGGACAGCTACCCCGGCGAAGTTCGCGCCCGCCTCGAACCCGAGCTCGCCTTTCGCATTCCCGGCAAGGTCAGCAAACGCCTGGTCGAGGAAGGCGAGCGGGTCAAGCTCAATCAGCCGCTGGCCGAGCTCGACGCGCAGGATGTGCGCCTGCAACAGGATGCCATCCGGGCGCAGGTGGCGGCAGCCGACACCAATCTGCAGACGGTCCGCTCCGAGCGTGACCGCTACAAGACGCTGATGGACCGCCAGATGGTGAGCAAGTCTCTATACGACAACGCCGAGAATCTTTACCGCGCCGCAGACGCCCGTCTTAGACAGCTCAAGGCGGAATTGACCGTCGCCGATAATCAGACCGGCTACGCGGTGCTTCGCGCACCTCAAGAGGGTGTGATTGCCAGAAGGCTGGTGGAGGTCGGGCAAGTGGTGGCGGCCGGGCAGACGGTCTTTACCCTTGCCGCCGATGGCGAACGGGAAGTCTCGATCAGTCTGCCGGAGCAGAACTACGGCCGTTTCAAGATTGGCGATCCGGTGTCCGTCGAGCTGTGGACCCAGCGCGAGCAGCGCTTCCCCGGCCGCATCCGCGAGCTGTCTCCGGCCGCTGATCCGCGTTCGCGCACCTTCGCCGCACGCATAGCGTTTGCCGGCGGGAAGGTACCGGCTGAGCTGGGCCAGAGCGCTCGGGTGTACATCCAGTCCGAACACGCCGCACCGTTGTCTGTGCCGCTGTCGGCGCTCACCGCGGAAAACGGCGCGACCTACGTCTGGCGCTTGCAGAACGACTCCACGCTTAAACGCACGCCGGTGCAGGTCGGTGCGTACGGGCAGGAATCGGTGCCGGTGCTCAGTGGCCTGCAGGCCAGCGACTGGGTGGTCGCGGCCGGCGTACACGTGCTCCACGAAGGCGAACAGGTGCGACCGGTCGATCGCAGCAACCGGGCGGTCAGACTGGCGGCAAAGGAGTAG
- a CDS encoding TetR/AcrR family transcriptional regulator — protein MNDSTSPSGPGRPKDLAKRQAILDAAKNLFVRHGYANTSMDAVAAEAGVSKLTVYSHFTDKDTLFSCAVVARCEEQVPELFVDVPMDAPVEKVLLGIARGFQTLINSPESIDLHRLMITLGTQGSSLSQVFFEAGPQRILQEMERFLTKLNGTHGLHFDSPASAAGHFLSLIKGVCNFRLLIGAGETPDEQTGEQHVREVVALFMKAYRVQEAP, from the coding sequence ATGAACGACTCCACATCCCCCAGTGGGCCCGGCCGGCCCAAGGATCTGGCCAAGCGCCAGGCGATTCTTGACGCCGCCAAAAACCTGTTTGTGCGTCACGGCTACGCCAATACCAGCATGGACGCCGTTGCGGCTGAAGCCGGGGTCTCCAAGCTCACCGTTTACAGTCACTTCACCGACAAAGACACGTTATTTTCCTGCGCGGTAGTCGCCCGCTGCGAAGAGCAAGTGCCCGAGCTGTTCGTCGACGTGCCAATGGATGCGCCTGTCGAGAAAGTATTGCTGGGTATTGCCAGAGGGTTTCAGACGCTGATCAACAGCCCCGAGTCGATTGATCTACACCGGCTGATGATCACCCTGGGGACGCAAGGGTCTTCGCTGTCGCAGGTGTTTTTCGAGGCGGGCCCACAGCGCATCCTGCAAGAGATGGAGCGGTTTCTGACCAAACTGAACGGCACACACGGCCTGCACTTTGACTCGCCGGCCAGCGCCGCCGGGCATTTTTTGAGTTTGATCAAAGGCGTCTGCAACTTCCGGCTACTCATCGGCGCGGGCGAGACTCCCGATGAGCAGACCGGCGAACAGCATGTGCGGGAAGTGGTGGCGTTGTTCATGAAGGCGTATCGGGTTCAGGAGGCGCCATAA
- a CDS encoding class I SAM-dependent methyltransferase: MTEHHAGSRIRVDSLTPDGQQMAAHWAQRLALPLDDAEADFALQVAADGLQLQQLGDDAPGPVRVDFVEGKAAHRRLFGGGSGQMIAKAVGVQPGVRPRVLDATAGLGKDAFVLASLGCEVSLIERQPIIAALLEDGLARGAQDLDVGPIIAQMRLLTGNSIDLIRQWQGDPPQVIYLDPMFPHREKTALVKKEMRLFRPLVGDDMDAPALLEAALALASHRVVVKRPRKAPCIAGAKPSYALDGKSSRYDIYPKKALKGA, from the coding sequence ATGACTGAGCATCACGCGGGCAGCCGCATTCGGGTCGACAGCCTGACCCCCGACGGGCAGCAAATGGCAGCGCACTGGGCGCAGCGACTGGCGTTGCCACTGGACGATGCCGAAGCGGACTTCGCCTTGCAAGTGGCCGCCGACGGCCTGCAGTTGCAGCAGTTGGGTGACGACGCGCCGGGCCCGGTGCGGGTGGATTTCGTGGAAGGCAAAGCAGCGCACAGGCGGCTGTTTGGCGGCGGCAGCGGGCAGATGATCGCCAAGGCTGTCGGTGTCCAGCCGGGCGTGCGACCGCGGGTGCTGGATGCCACGGCGGGGCTGGGCAAGGATGCGTTCGTGCTGGCGAGTCTGGGTTGCGAAGTGAGCCTGATCGAGCGGCAGCCAATCATCGCCGCACTGCTTGAGGACGGTCTGGCGCGCGGGGCACAGGATCTGGACGTGGGCCCGATCATCGCGCAGATGCGTTTGTTGACCGGCAACTCCATCGACCTGATCCGGCAATGGCAGGGCGACCCACCCCAGGTCATCTACCTCGACCCGATGTTTCCCCACCGCGAAAAGACCGCTCTGGTGAAAAAGGAAATGCGCCTGTTCCGGCCACTGGTGGGCGACGACATGGACGCCCCGGCGCTGCTTGAGGCGGCGCTGGCGCTGGCCAGTCATCGCGTGGTGGTCAAACGCCCGCGCAAGGCCCCGTGCATTGCTGGTGCGAAACCGTCATACGCGCTGGACGGCAAGTCCAGCCGTTACGACATCTACCCGAAGAAGGCGCTGAAGGGCGCCTGA
- a CDS encoding extensin family protein encodes MRGSTVFLLLILIGAVAAFSIWRGWLPVADRWNPWAPLNVQEQPNLLTPFKLWRLQEDPALCVAALQTSSLRYAQQADSPPSAKCPLVNTLRIQGGDVALSSSFLSSCRLAVAYALFDIHQLQPAAQSVFGQKVTQIDHLGSFACRNVYNRSEGRLSQHASANALDIAGFRLADGRRISVLRDWDDDAENGRFLKMVRDGACKQFNTVLSPDYNAAHRNHFHLDMGRWRVCR; translated from the coding sequence ATGCGCGGCTCAACTGTCTTTCTTTTGCTCATTCTGATCGGCGCAGTGGCTGCGTTTTCCATCTGGCGTGGCTGGTTGCCGGTCGCGGACCGCTGGAACCCATGGGCTCCGCTGAATGTGCAGGAACAGCCCAATCTGCTGACCCCTTTCAAGCTCTGGCGATTGCAGGAGGATCCGGCGTTGTGCGTAGCCGCGCTGCAAACTTCCAGCCTGCGCTATGCCCAACAGGCGGACAGCCCGCCCAGCGCCAAATGTCCGCTCGTTAACACCCTGCGTATCCAGGGTGGCGATGTCGCCCTGAGCAGCAGCTTTCTGTCCAGCTGCCGCCTCGCGGTCGCCTACGCGCTGTTCGATATTCATCAATTGCAGCCCGCCGCGCAGTCGGTGTTCGGGCAGAAGGTAACGCAGATCGATCACCTGGGCAGCTTCGCTTGCCGCAACGTCTATAACCGCAGCGAAGGACGTTTGAGCCAGCATGCTTCGGCCAACGCGCTGGACATTGCCGGGTTTCGGTTGGCGGACGGGCGCAGGATTTCGGTGCTCAGGGACTGGGACGACGACGCAGAGAACGGACGGTTTCTAAAAATGGTCAGGGACGGCGCCTGCAAGCAGTTCAACACGGTGTTGAGCCCCGACTACAACGCCGCGCACCGCAATCACTTTCATCTGGACATGGGTCGCTGGCGAGTGTGTCGTTAG
- a CDS encoding DUF72 domain-containing protein, which translates to MNLPHPPYYIGCPSWSEKAWRESLYPADAPDSDLLGLYGQVFNAVEGNTTFYARPKPAIVQRWADALPEHFRFSAKIPRDISHAGDLREHLDAVEDFLQLLAPLGSRIQPLWLQLSASFGPQRLHELAAFIDALQGRPLAVEVRNMAFFSKGEEERQLNRLLLDRGVERVCLDSRPLFSSVSSDPAVLHAQSQKPKVPPRPAALTAFPQVRFIGGPDRAINEGFVVQWAEKVAGWIEEGRTPSVFLHTPDNIASPELARRFHHQLMTLLPGLPDLPELDRGPHVEQLGLL; encoded by the coding sequence TTGAATCTTCCCCACCCGCCTTACTACATCGGATGTCCGTCCTGGAGCGAAAAAGCCTGGCGTGAATCCCTGTACCCGGCGGACGCCCCGGACAGTGATCTGCTCGGCCTTTACGGTCAGGTGTTCAACGCCGTCGAAGGCAACACCACGTTCTACGCGCGACCCAAGCCTGCGATTGTCCAGCGCTGGGCTGACGCCTTGCCCGAGCACTTCCGCTTCAGCGCAAAAATCCCCCGTGACATCAGCCATGCAGGCGACCTGCGCGAGCACCTCGACGCAGTGGAGGATTTTCTGCAATTGCTCGCGCCGCTGGGCAGCCGAATCCAACCCTTATGGTTGCAGCTGTCGGCGAGCTTTGGCCCCCAGCGCTTGCACGAACTCGCTGCATTCATTGATGCGCTGCAAGGCCGGCCCCTGGCGGTGGAAGTCCGGAACATGGCTTTTTTCAGCAAGGGCGAGGAAGAGCGTCAACTCAATCGCTTGTTGCTTGATCGCGGCGTGGAACGGGTTTGCCTGGATTCAAGGCCGCTGTTCAGCAGTGTCTCCAGCGATCCTGCCGTGCTGCATGCGCAGTCGCAAAAGCCCAAGGTTCCCCCACGTCCGGCGGCGCTGACGGCCTTCCCTCAAGTGCGGTTTATCGGTGGGCCGGATCGAGCTATCAACGAGGGCTTCGTTGTGCAGTGGGCCGAGAAGGTTGCCGGCTGGATCGAAGAAGGGCGCACCCCTTCGGTGTTCTTGCACACGCCGGACAACATCGCTTCCCCGGAGCTTGCTCGCCGCTTTCATCATCAATTGATGACGCTGCTGCCCGGGCTGCCCGACTTGCCGGAGCTTGATCGCGGTCCGCACGTGGAGCAACTGGGGCTGCTCTGA
- the tsaB gene encoding tRNA (adenosine(37)-N6)-threonylcarbamoyltransferase complex dimerization subunit type 1 TsaB, with protein MTTLLALDTATEACSVALLHDGRVLTHYEVIPRLHAQKLLPMIKDLLAEAGIGLSALDAIAFGRGPGAFTGVRIAIGVVQGLAFGLDRPVLPVSNLAALAQRAFREQGAAQVAAAIDARMDEVYWGCYREVGGEMKLVGEEAVMPPEMAALPSAATGDWFGAGTGWGYAGRIAVDVAGQDAKLLPHAQDLLTLGTFAWHRGEAIVADDAQPVYLRDKVATPKAR; from the coding sequence ATGACCACCTTGCTGGCCCTGGACACCGCCACTGAAGCCTGCTCAGTTGCTTTGCTGCATGACGGCAGGGTGCTGACTCACTACGAGGTGATCCCGCGCCTGCATGCGCAAAAGCTATTGCCCATGATTAAAGACCTGCTGGCCGAGGCGGGTATCGGTCTGTCGGCGCTGGATGCCATTGCCTTTGGGCGTGGGCCGGGTGCGTTTACCGGCGTTCGTATCGCCATCGGTGTCGTTCAGGGCCTGGCCTTCGGTCTGGATCGCCCGGTGCTTCCGGTTTCCAACCTCGCTGCGCTGGCTCAACGCGCGTTCCGAGAGCAGGGCGCTGCTCAGGTCGCGGCGGCCATCGACGCGCGTATGGATGAGGTCTATTGGGGCTGCTACCGCGAAGTGGGAGGGGAAATGAAGCTTGTCGGCGAAGAGGCTGTCATGCCCCCCGAAATGGCAGCCTTGCCGAGCGCAGCAACGGGCGACTGGTTCGGTGCCGGCACCGGCTGGGGCTACGCCGGGCGCATCGCGGTAGATGTTGCAGGCCAGGACGCCAAGCTCTTGCCTCACGCTCAGGATTTGCTGACCCTGGGCACGTTCGCCTGGCATCGGGGCGAGGCCATCGTTGCCGATGATGCTCAACCGGTTTATCTGCGCGACAAAGTGGCGACGCCGAAGGCGCGTTGA